In Paenibacillus xylanilyticus, the genomic window CGGTCAAGGAGCGTTCACGCCGGTACAAGAATGAATATTTCTCCGATCTCATTCAGGGTTTCTTTCGTTCTGAACAAGAGGCGCTCCATCGCGGCAAAAAATACGGACTGAAGGCACAAGAGAGTTCGGTTCTCATCCTTGCCAAGATGGACGAATCTCTAGCGGCCAGGCCTAATCCGAACCTTGCTCCTATCAAGGAAGAGCGATACATCTCGGAACGAGACGCTTATTATGAGCTGATTAAACAGGCGTTCGCCAGACTGAATCTCACCTTCGTCATGTTTACGAAGAACGATCAGTTCGGCATTCTCGTTTTTTTGGGTGAGTCGTCTTGGGATGAACAAACGGTTGTCCAGCAGCTTGAGAAATTAGCGAGTAATCTGTATACGGATTCGCAGCTCAGCGTTTCATTCGGAATAGGCAACCCCTACACAAACGTATTGGATATCGGACTCTCCTATAAAGAGGCAGTTAAGGCACTCCAATCCGGCTATCAGCTGAAAAAGACCCGCTTCGTTCATTCCTATCAAACCATGGATATAAGCCGGTTGCTGCGCATGATTCCTTATGATGAGATTCTCCAGTTTCATCAAGAAACCTTCAAACCCTTCGCCGGACGGGATTCAAACGAACGCAGTGAACTTATGAAAACCTTGTCCTCCTTCTATGAGAATCATTGCCAAATCGGCGATACAGCCAAAGAGTTGTACGTCCATCGCAATACGGTTATCTATAGGCTGGAGAAATGTGAGAAACTGACCGGCAGGAACATTAAGGACCCGATGGAAAGTCTGCGCTTTCGCCTCGCCTTTGCACTTGAATCAGTGTTGAATGCTAACCCATCCCCTAACGAAGCTCCCCATACATTTTGAATGGATAGCGTGTCATTTATAATGACACGTTTATTTTTGTTTTTCTCATTTCACTGTTCACTCTCTGTGCATTTTAACTGATTTAATTCTATTTTTATGTTTAACATGACTAATGACAATTGATTCGACAATCTTTATGATAAGAATACATCCAATGATGTTATATTAACTAACACAAAAAAAGAATCATTCATCAACGCTGGAGGAAAGGGGCTGCCCATTATGGCTATTCAAATACAAAGCGTCTCCAAATCATTCGTCAATGCAAACGGAGAAGATATTCAGGTACTGGCTGAGGTTTCAATGCAAATTAAGAAGCAGGAGTTCTTCAGTATCGTTGGGCCGAGCGGATGCGGCAAGAGCACCATTTTCAATATTATTGCGGGTCTGCTCCAGCCAACGAACGGCAAGGTTATCGTCTGCGGTCAAGAGATCGATCAGACAACCGGACATGTCGGCTATATGATGCAAAAAGATCTTCTGCTTCCTTGGAGGAGCATTCTGGACAATGTCACGCTAGGCTTGGAAGTGAAAGGCATGCCCAAAAAGGATCGCGACGGTATTGCCATGGATTATCTGGATCGTTACGGCCTGGCTTCATTCGCCGGTGCCTATCCCTCCACATTGTCCGGGGGAATGCGCCAGCGTGTAGCCCTTATACGTACTCTCGTTACCCAGCCGGATATTATATTACTGGATGAGCCCTTCTCCGCACTGGATTATCAGACCAGACTCATTCTGGAAGACGAAATCTTATCTATCCTGAAATCCGAAGGCAAGACCGGAGTTCTTATCACTCATGACATCGAGGAAGCGATCGCCATCTCCGACCGCATCGCTGTCATGAGCAAAAGACCCACAACAGTGAAGCAAGTGTATGACATCGGTCTCGCTTCGCAGTACGGTTCAGCACTAAAAGCCCGTTCCGACCCCAAGTTCAAGCAGTATTTTGAATCAATCTGGTCGGAGCTCGATATTCAAATGGGGAGGATCAGCTAATGAAGAGTACATCACCTGAAATGTCCCTAACGAAGGACCATACTGGGGTTGCGAAAAATAAAACCAAACGCAAACAATCGCCTTTCACCAAAGAATGGACGATGACGATGATATGGCGGTTCATTATTGTTTCAATCATCCTGGTGATATGGGAAGCAGCAGTCCACCTTAAGCTGATAAACGGTTTCCTGATGGGATCGCCGAGTGCCATTCTTGATGCGGCTATCACCATGTTCAGCTCAGGTCAACTTTTTACAGATGTTCTAGCCACGGTTAATGCTACCATTATCGGATTTGTGGCGGGAAGTCTATTTGGCTCTTTGGCAGGACTACTCATGTGGTACTCCAAGACCGTCGCCAGGGTGCTTGATCCGTTTATTGTAGCGCTGAACGGCATCCCGAAGATTGCTCTAGCTCCCATGATTATCATCTGGTTCGGTTCAGGCATCTTTTCCAAGATTGTTCTTGCCTCTGTGGCAACGTTTATTGTAGCGCTGTTATCCGCTTACCAAGCGACTCACCAAATTGATGAGTCCCAGATTAATCTCATGAAATCCTTCGGAGCGAAGAAATCACAAATTTTCCGCAAAATTATTATTCCCTCCTCTCTGCCATGGATTATCTCCGCCTTCCGTATCAATATTGGATTGGCACTCGTGTCTGTCGTTGGCGGAGAATTCATTTCTTCAGACAAAGGCCTCGGCCATATGGTATTTGTCGAAGGCAACCTGTTCAACCTTCCGGCTGTGTGGGTCGGTGTGTTCATGCTTATGCTGGTTGCCATGCTGCTCTACACCTGTGTCAGTTATATCGAGTCACGCCTCCTTCCATGGAATGACAATAAAAACAGCAGCAAGTCCACCTCCGTATAAACAACTTACACCATAAAAGGAGCCTGATGACCAATGCGTATTTTCAAAAAGATAGCTATTCTATCAACGATGACCCTTTTATTGACTGCACTACTCAGTGCATGTGGAAGCAATGCGAAGTCTGTAAATGGAACAGACACTATGGCGAGCGGAGGGCAAGAAGATACCAAAGTGGATACGATCATGGTTTCCGAGGTGTATCACAACCTGCTCTACCTTCCACTGTATGTAGCAAACAATCAAGGATTCCTAGAGCAGAATCGTATTGAGCTATCCTCGATCCGCGCTGCCGGAAGTGGGCCAACTGCCTTGTCTTCGGTCATTTCAGGCGAATCTGCCTTCTCCTTTCATGGTCCTGAGCATGTCGCATTCGCTAATGCAAAAGGTGGAGATGCTCGCTCACTGGTCCTTCTATCGGGCAGCGCTCCTGTATGGGCGGTTGCGCGTGAAGGTGTATCCGTGAGCTCGCCAGAGGACTTTAAAGGCAAAACCATCGTTGTCGGCTTGGCACCCACAAGTTCCAACAGCTTAATGCGAAAGCTGTTCGAAGACAATAACATTGATATCGACAAGGATGTCACGATCACGGAGGTTCAGAATGGCTCCGAACTTGGTGCCGTATTAGCCGGCAAAGCTGACATTGCATTCGTTTATGAGCCTCAGCTTGATCAAGGAATTGCTGAGGGACTGCACATTGTCCATGATTTTACGAAGGATTATCCTGACTTTGCTTTTGCAACAATGAACACAACCACAAGCTTCATGGAGAAAAATCCGGATCTCACCCAGCGCTTCGTCACCTCTATAGAGCAAGCATTGGACTACATTCACTCGAATCCTGAGGGTGCCAAGGCAGTCGCGGTGAAGGAATTCCCGAATCTGGACAAGAAAGTCGTGGAGCAAGCCGTACAACGCATGATTGACAGTAAGGTATACCCCGCTGACGGGCATATCAATGAATCAGCCTTTGAGGCCGCGATCGGTATGCAGCGCTTCATTGGCAATCTGAAGGAAGGCCTCGCTTACGAGGATATTATCGATGCAAGCTTCACCAAATAGAGAGAGAAAGGTTGATTATTCTGAATCAGGACGACTATCTCACCCACCAATGTACTGAAAACGCCAAATATGCGAATGGAGTTATTACGAGCGAGGAGCTTGCCCTATTCACAGCAGACTTGGAATTGATTCGCAGCTTCAAGCTGCCTGAAGAAACAGGACCCAATCCCCCTTACAGGAGAGTGCCTCTGCGATGATAACGAAACCACTTAACGAGCTGTCGATCACCGAAGCGGCTGAACTGATTAAGAACAAGATGATATCTCCTGTCGAGCTCACACAGTCCTATTTGAAACGGATTGAAGAGATGGAGCCTGCTGTGCAAGCCTTTGTTACTATTACTGCTGAGCAAGCCTTGCAGGCCGCAAAAGAATCGGAACACAAGCTGATGAATGGCGATTATCTCGGTCCACTGCATGGCATCCCATACGGAGCCAAGGACATTATCCATACTGCTGGCATACGCACCTCGGCTGGATCAAGCACTTATCCAGACTTCATACCTGAGACCAATGCAACGGTGATTGATAAATTACAGACGGCTGGCGCTATCTTACTCGGCAAGACCACAACGACAGAATATGCCTTTCAGGGGGGAGAGCCGCCAACTCGCAATCCATGGAATGTGGAACATACCCCGGGCGGTTCCAGCTCCGGCTCCGCTGCTGCAGTAGCGGCTGGTATGGCTTCCTTCACACTCGGAACTCAGACCTTCGGCTCTCTGCTTAGACCCGCATCTTACAACGGGTTAACCTGTATGAAACCCACCTATGGCAGGGTTAGCCGTAACGGTGTCATAACAGCAAGTTGGAGCCTTGACCATGTGGGCGCCTTCACTCGATCGGCACAAGATAATGCAATTGTTCTTGAAGCCTTAGCCGGACAAGATGAGATGGACCCCTTCTCGCTGCCCCACAGCAAGCCAGATTTAACAAGCACTCTTATGCATCCTATTTCAGGAATGGTTATCGGTTTGCCAAGCAGCTTTTTTCACACAGATGAACCGGCGATCATGCTAGCCGTTGAGTCGGCAATAGCTGTACTTGAGAAGATGGGCATGCACACGAAGAAGGTTGATCTGCCTCCTTATATGGAAGAGACTTTTGCTGCTCACCGTACGGTGATGCGGGCAGAAGCTGCCGCCTTTCATCAGGAACGCTACGCAGAAGCAGCTGATCGTTACGGACCTACGATGCGGGAGCAGCTTGAGCTCGGCTACCAGACGAGTGCCGTTGATTATTTGCAGGCACAACGCATCCGAACGTTATTCCGCAGCGAGATGATGATGCTTTTCGATGAGGTCGATGTTCTATTAACGCCATCAACTCCGTATGTGGCTCCCTATGGCTACAAGACAGGCAGCCCGATCTTTAACGGACCCTTTACCAATACCGGTCTACCGTCCATCACCGTTCCTATCGGATTTGATTCAACCTCCGGGAAGCACCTGCCTATCGGCATGCAGCTCTCTGGCCCACACATGAGAGAAGACCGTTTGTTGTCCATCGCTCATCATTATCAGCAAGCTACGGAATGGCATCTCGCAACGCCAAGCCTAAACTCCCACTAGGAAAGGATTGATCGCTACGATGTCTACCATCATACACACAAGCGCAGCACCTCAATTCCCGCTCCCCTTCTCACACGCTGTCCGCGCAGGAGATTTTGTCTACGTCGCAGGTCAGGTAGGCGTTGATCCGCAGACGCTTGATCCAATTGGCGGCATTAAGGAGCAGACGGAACAGTGCATTCGCAATATAGAAGTTATCCTCCAGGAAGCGGGCCTCACACTCGATCATATCGTTAAGGCAACCACTCATCTGGCGCGAGTAGAAGATCAGGCCGAATACAACGAAGTATACAAGCGAATGATGAAAGAGCCCTATCCTGCCCGTATTACCGTATTCAGCGGATTAGGCCCTTACTTGATTGAGATGGAAGTGTTGGCGTACGCCCCTTCGGTGCGGGATGAGTAGTATAATGCCTAGAGATGCCTCGAAATCTTCAGAATTCTATTAAGGAAAAGAAAAAATAAAGAAGGCTTTAAAAAGGGACGAAGCAGTGTTCTAAGCTGGTTCGTCCCTTTCACGATATTACGAAAATTCAGTTTGGCGCTCATCTAAGCTATACGTTTCTATAGATATGAATATCTATTCCAGTATTCGAAGGTATGCCTTCGCCCATTAGTTTATCATTGTTCAAATAGGACAGCGCTTCGCTGTTCGTGATGATTTTAGGAGAGGTTCGAAACAATACATTCTCCAGTTTCTCATCGAACATTCCATTATTCTCGATATACATTTTACAAGCTTCCCCTGTATAATCCTTACCTTGAAGCATGTATCTTGCAGATAAGCTATGCCGACCGCCATTCGGGCCAATAATTTGAGTATCTACCCCTCCAGGAAGAATGTCACCTTCGAAATATTTTCCTGTGACATGGCCACCAAAAGAAATCATGACTACGGAGTCGCCATCATTATTGTTGGAGAGATCCGTAGTATCCCCTATTGCAACATGTACCGTGAATACTTTTTCCCATGCCATGAAATTCACCTGCTTTTTAAGTATAGAGTCATCTACAATTTAATCGTTAATGAGCATAAATTATAATTTCTGTTTCTCCACCATCTTGTAATAAACCCCCTTTTGAAGCTGCAAATCAATCGGGCT contains:
- a CDS encoding DUF3237 family protein: MAWEKVFTVHVAIGDTTDLSNNNDGDSVVMISFGGHVTGKYFEGDILPGGVDTQIIGPNGGRHSLSARYMLQGKDYTGEACKMYIENNGMFDEKLENVLFRTSPKIITNSEALSYLNNDKLMGEGIPSNTGIDIHIYRNV
- a CDS encoding ABC transporter ATP-binding protein produces the protein MAIQIQSVSKSFVNANGEDIQVLAEVSMQIKKQEFFSIVGPSGCGKSTIFNIIAGLLQPTNGKVIVCGQEIDQTTGHVGYMMQKDLLLPWRSILDNVTLGLEVKGMPKKDRDGIAMDYLDRYGLASFAGAYPSTLSGGMRQRVALIRTLVTQPDIILLDEPFSALDYQTRLILEDEILSILKSEGKTGVLITHDIEEAIAISDRIAVMSKRPTTVKQVYDIGLASQYGSALKARSDPKFKQYFESIWSELDIQMGRIS
- a CDS encoding amidase, with amino-acid sequence MITKPLNELSITEAAELIKNKMISPVELTQSYLKRIEEMEPAVQAFVTITAEQALQAAKESEHKLMNGDYLGPLHGIPYGAKDIIHTAGIRTSAGSSTYPDFIPETNATVIDKLQTAGAILLGKTTTTEYAFQGGEPPTRNPWNVEHTPGGSSSGSAAAVAAGMASFTLGTQTFGSLLRPASYNGLTCMKPTYGRVSRNGVITASWSLDHVGAFTRSAQDNAIVLEALAGQDEMDPFSLPHSKPDLTSTLMHPISGMVIGLPSSFFHTDEPAIMLAVESAIAVLEKMGMHTKKVDLPPYMEETFAAHRTVMRAEAAAFHQERYAEAADRYGPTMREQLELGYQTSAVDYLQAQRIRTLFRSEMMMLFDEVDVLLTPSTPYVAPYGYKTGSPIFNGPFTNTGLPSITVPIGFDSTSGKHLPIGMQLSGPHMREDRLLSIAHHYQQATEWHLATPSLNSH
- a CDS encoding RidA family protein, with protein sequence MSTIIHTSAAPQFPLPFSHAVRAGDFVYVAGQVGVDPQTLDPIGGIKEQTEQCIRNIEVILQEAGLTLDHIVKATTHLARVEDQAEYNEVYKRMMKEPYPARITVFSGLGPYLIEMEVLAYAPSVRDE
- a CDS encoding ABC transporter substrate-binding protein; the encoded protein is MRIFKKIAILSTMTLLLTALLSACGSNAKSVNGTDTMASGGQEDTKVDTIMVSEVYHNLLYLPLYVANNQGFLEQNRIELSSIRAAGSGPTALSSVISGESAFSFHGPEHVAFANAKGGDARSLVLLSGSAPVWAVAREGVSVSSPEDFKGKTIVVGLAPTSSNSLMRKLFEDNNIDIDKDVTITEVQNGSELGAVLAGKADIAFVYEPQLDQGIAEGLHIVHDFTKDYPDFAFATMNTTTSFMEKNPDLTQRFVTSIEQALDYIHSNPEGAKAVAVKEFPNLDKKVVEQAVQRMIDSKVYPADGHINESAFEAAIGMQRFIGNLKEGLAYEDIIDASFTK
- a CDS encoding PucR family transcriptional regulator, whose amino-acid sequence is MDLQHLLTIPILSKAKVIAGHHGLNRLVQSINIMDAPDIVQFLKPGDMLLTNGYILKDRPDAHLAFITDMHAIGCAALAIKTQRFSFELSPQLLETADKLGFPIIELSEIDNTLGEIFQHSISSILQNKTHELHYALSIHKQFSTMVMQGKGIPSIVDTLSQLLSSPVLLLDSKKQITAISHHAQHIDPYSLAEPILTFIHEYPSFQIASSICLLNTDKYRHIELHPIFTDRHEGYLIALYDSSAASKLSSLALEQAVNVIGLELTKKQAVKERSRRYKNEYFSDLIQGFFRSEQEALHRGKKYGLKAQESSVLILAKMDESLAARPNPNLAPIKEERYISERDAYYELIKQAFARLNLTFVMFTKNDQFGILVFLGESSWDEQTVVQQLEKLASNLYTDSQLSVSFGIGNPYTNVLDIGLSYKEAVKALQSGYQLKKTRFVHSYQTMDISRLLRMIPYDEILQFHQETFKPFAGRDSNERSELMKTLSSFYENHCQIGDTAKELYVHRNTVIYRLEKCEKLTGRNIKDPMESLRFRLAFALESVLNANPSPNEAPHTF
- a CDS encoding ABC transporter permease, with amino-acid sequence MKSTSPEMSLTKDHTGVAKNKTKRKQSPFTKEWTMTMIWRFIIVSIILVIWEAAVHLKLINGFLMGSPSAILDAAITMFSSGQLFTDVLATVNATIIGFVAGSLFGSLAGLLMWYSKTVARVLDPFIVALNGIPKIALAPMIIIWFGSGIFSKIVLASVATFIVALLSAYQATHQIDESQINLMKSFGAKKSQIFRKIIIPSSLPWIISAFRINIGLALVSVVGGEFISSDKGLGHMVFVEGNLFNLPAVWVGVFMLMLVAMLLYTCVSYIESRLLPWNDNKNSSKSTSV